A stretch of the Patescibacteria group bacterium genome encodes the following:
- a CDS encoding potassium channel protein — protein sequence MSAYHTPWKILGFTVLAVVVGTVGFMHFEGLSLGDASYQSMLIMLRHYGHVELHDPAARVLNILLIISSLAIIGYLIKWMAEYMMGVSDNVRKRRLAAKVKKMRQHYIICGLGRVGSQVAREMAIEEIEFIGMDRDQAKVGDAVGLGYTAFQADSTSEQALREAGIDHAAGVVASLGDDSANLLVTLAARAINPDIYIVARANRAENEVKLKRAGADRVALPYQIGGYHMASMALRPSVVDYMDIVSSSGASTDLQVEEMVVGDGSRLAGHHLGKALTEGAIGATVIAINGSDGTSKVRPTGNEVIYPGDRLIILGAKADLNKASALIR from the coding sequence GTGAGCGCATATCATACACCCTGGAAAATACTAGGTTTTACCGTCCTGGCAGTTGTCGTTGGGACCGTTGGGTTTATGCATTTTGAAGGTTTATCGCTGGGTGATGCTAGTTACCAGTCGATGTTGATTATGCTGCGACACTATGGACACGTTGAGCTGCATGATCCAGCGGCCCGAGTATTAAACATTCTATTAATTATTTCTAGTTTGGCTATCATCGGCTATTTGATTAAGTGGATGGCTGAATATATGATGGGTGTAAGCGATAATGTACGGAAAAGACGATTGGCGGCAAAAGTTAAAAAAATGAGACAGCACTATATTATTTGTGGATTAGGCCGCGTTGGCAGCCAGGTTGCGCGCGAGATGGCGATTGAAGAAATTGAGTTTATTGGGATGGATCGCGACCAGGCCAAGGTAGGTGACGCGGTTGGTTTGGGTTACACCGCTTTTCAGGCCGACAGCACTTCAGAACAAGCTTTGCGCGAAGCCGGCATCGATCACGCAGCCGGAGTGGTAGCGAGTTTGGGTGATGATTCAGCCAACCTGCTGGTAACCCTGGCGGCGCGGGCCATCAACCCCGATATCTACATTGTGGCGCGAGCCAACCGGGCGGAAAATGAGGTTAAGTTAAAGCGTGCTGGGGCCGATCGCGTTGCCTTGCCATACCAAATTGGAGGCTACCACATGGCCTCCATGGCGTTGCGACCGAGTGTGGTCGACTATATGGACATTGTGAGTAGCTCGGGTGCAAGTACCGACCTACAGGTTGAGGAAATGGTGGTTGGCGACGGTTCGCGCCTGGCCGGGCATCATCTGGGCAAGGCTTTGACAGAAGGAGCAATTGGCGCAACTGTGATTGCAATTAACGGCTCTGATGGCACCAGCAAGGTTAGGCCAACCGGCAATGAGGTGATTTACCCGGGTGATCGCTTAATAATTCTTGGAGCCAAAGCCGACCTCAACAAGGCCTCCGCCTTAATCCGATGA
- the msrB gene encoding peptide-methionine (R)-S-oxide reductase produces the protein MIKDAADKSDQFWQQKLTPEQYRIVREHGTEAPFSGAYLDNKESGMYRCVACGQELFSSDTKFESGTGWPSFYDAVSKSNVKFKDDYSLGHHRVEVSCSNCGAHLGHVFPDGPNPTGQRYCINSVALDFKPKQ, from the coding sequence ATGATCAAAGATGCGGCAGACAAGTCAGATCAATTTTGGCAGCAAAAACTGACGCCCGAACAGTACCGGATTGTTAGAGAGCATGGTACAGAGGCGCCGTTTAGTGGAGCCTACCTAGACAATAAAGAGAGTGGCATGTATCGGTGTGTCGCATGTGGGCAGGAGCTCTTTAGTTCGGACACCAAGTTTGAGAGCGGCACCGGTTGGCCAAGCTTTTATGATGCAGTGAGTAAATCAAACGTAAAGTTTAAAGACGACTACAGTCTGGGTCATCATCGGGTAGAGGTGAGCTGTTCAAACTGCGGAGCTCATTTAGGGCATGTGTTCCCTGATGGACCAAACCCTACCGGGCAGCGATATTGCATTAATTCGGTGGCCCTCGATTTCAAGCCAAAACAATAG
- a CDS encoding PspC domain-containing protein, producing the protein MATKTKKLTLSKDKKLSGVCGGIAEYFEFDPTIVRLGMAFFILVTGVFPGLIFYVVAAIVMPEAEGAK; encoded by the coding sequence GTGGCAACTAAGACTAAAAAGTTAACCTTAAGTAAAGACAAGAAGCTATCCGGCGTTTGCGGCGGGATTGCTGAATACTTTGAGTTTGACCCTACCATCGTTCGACTAGGCATGGCATTCTTCATCCTAGTGACCGGTGTGTTCCCGGGGCTGATTTTTTATGTTGTTGCCGCCATTGTGATGCCGGAAGCAGAAGGAGCCAAGTAA
- the rpmG gene encoding 50S ribosomal protein L33 produces MAKKNRPIITLRSNEDPETVYTTTKNPKNTPDRLVMKKYSKRLNKVVEFKESK; encoded by the coding sequence ATGGCTAAAAAGAACCGCCCAATCATCACTTTGCGTTCAAACGAGGATCCGGAGACGGTGTACACCACCACCAAGAATCCTAAAAACACCCCTGATCGTTTAGTGATGAAAAAGTATTCTAAGCGCCTTAACAAGGTTGTTGAATTTAAAGAGAGCAAGTAG
- a CDS encoding DNA-directed RNA polymerase subunit alpha encodes MLYDIQLPNLTTTKEDGNRATFAIEPLHPGYGMTLGNSLRRVILSSLGGAAVTAVKIDGVSHEFSTIDGVKEDVVEIILNLKRLRFKVYSDEPQYLMLTKKGKGEVTAGDIKTNADVEIVNADQVIATIDNDKTQVGMEIKIEKGRGYVPVEARENEKLEVGMIAVDALYSPVKRVRYNVENTRVGQATDLDRLVLEIETDGSITPHDAVQQAAQVLVGHFGVVSGQPAAAASASAATPKSSDEAGDSKAASIMIEEVNFTPRTTNALLNNEIRTVADLLMLSDTELKELKGFGAKAYDEVRDKIVELGFNREAEVD; translated from the coding sequence GTGTTGTACGACATTCAACTACCCAATCTAACCACCACTAAAGAGGATGGCAACCGCGCAACCTTTGCGATTGAGCCACTCCACCCTGGCTATGGTATGACTTTGGGAAACTCGCTTCGCCGTGTGATTCTTTCAAGCTTAGGCGGTGCAGCTGTTACCGCGGTTAAGATTGACGGCGTGTCACATGAGTTTTCGACAATTGACGGCGTAAAAGAGGATGTGGTCGAAATCATTCTCAACCTTAAGCGATTGCGCTTTAAGGTATACAGTGACGAGCCGCAGTATCTGATGCTGACCAAAAAAGGTAAGGGCGAGGTTACCGCAGGTGACATCAAGACCAATGCCGATGTTGAGATCGTAAATGCAGATCAGGTTATTGCAACCATCGACAACGATAAAACACAGGTTGGCATGGAAATTAAGATCGAAAAAGGCCGAGGTTACGTGCCGGTAGAAGCCCGCGAGAACGAGAAGCTTGAGGTTGGCATGATTGCGGTTGACGCTCTCTACAGCCCGGTTAAGCGCGTTCGTTACAACGTTGAAAATACCCGCGTGGGTCAGGCTACCGACCTAGACCGCTTGGTGCTTGAGATTGAGACCGATGGCTCAATCACCCCTCATGATGCCGTACAGCAAGCCGCTCAGGTTTTAGTTGGTCACTTTGGCGTGGTATCCGGCCAGCCGGCCGCTGCTGCTAGCGCTTCGGCCGCTACTCCTAAATCTAGCGACGAGGCTGGAGACAGCAAAGCCGCTAGCATCATGATTGAGGAGGTTAACTTTACCCCTCGTACCACCAACGCTTTACTGAACAACGAAATTCGTACCGTTGCCGATCTGTTGATGCTAAGCGATACCGAACTCAAGGAGCTTAAGGGCTTTGGCGCTAAGGCTTACGATGAGGTTCGCGACAAGATCGTTGAGCTTGGCTTTAACCGCGAGGCAGAGGTAGACTAA
- a CDS encoding 30S ribosomal protein S4, translated as MARDLAPIVKRSRREKVALHPKAVKGLTLRNYAPGEHGQTTMRAKQSEYALQLREKQKVKRMYGLLEKQFRRVVAEADRRPGVTGENLLQILEQRLDNAIYRLNWAISRQAARQVVTHGHVMLNGRRVDIPSIQLKPGDELEIRPKSASNAYFTTRKQELENDQTAISWLSGDHKKLKAKVTGTPSREDVIEEITEQLIVEFYSR; from the coding sequence ATGGCTCGCGATTTAGCCCCAATTGTTAAGCGCTCTCGCCGCGAAAAGGTAGCTTTGCACCCTAAGGCGGTTAAGGGACTGACCCTGCGTAATTACGCACCGGGTGAGCACGGTCAAACCACCATGCGCGCCAAGCAGAGCGAGTACGCCCTGCAGCTGCGTGAAAAGCAAAAGGTAAAGCGCATGTACGGCTTGCTCGAAAAGCAGTTTCGTCGCGTGGTAGCTGAGGCCGATCGTCGTCCTGGCGTAACCGGTGAGAACCTATTGCAAATCCTGGAGCAGCGACTAGATAACGCCATCTACCGACTCAACTGGGCGATTAGTCGTCAGGCCGCTCGTCAGGTTGTGACCCACGGTCACGTTATGCTAAACGGTCGTCGTGTGGATATCCCTTCGATTCAGCTAAAGCCAGGTGATGAACTTGAGATTCGTCCTAAAAGTGCTTCTAACGCCTACTTTACTACTCGTAAGCAGGAGCTAGAGAATGATCAAACCGCCATCAGTTGGTTGAGCGGAGATCATAAGAAGCTGAAGGCTAAGGTAACCGGTACCCCGTCACGTGAAGACGTGATTGAGGAGATAACAGAGCAATTAATCGTTGAGTTCTACTCAAGGTAA
- a CDS encoding 30S ribosomal protein S11, with the protein MATKTASKSNRRRKAKRTLSTGQMHVHATFNNTIISMTDEQGGVVGWASAGGSGFRGSRKSTPYAAQVAAERVANLAKDMGLQRVAVQVRGIGSGRESAIRALSAVGIQVTSIKDVTGIPHNGCRPRKPRRV; encoded by the coding sequence ATGGCAACCAAAACCGCATCTAAATCAAATCGTCGTCGCAAGGCTAAGCGCACACTGTCAACCGGACAGATGCACGTCCATGCGACCTTCAACAACACCATCATCAGCATGACCGATGAGCAGGGTGGAGTGGTTGGCTGGGCTAGCGCCGGCGGTAGTGGTTTCCGCGGTTCACGCAAGTCTACCCCTTATGCTGCTCAGGTAGCAGCAGAGCGAGTCGCCAACCTCGCCAAAGACATGGGCTTGCAGCGAGTAGCGGTACAGGTTCGAGGTATTGGCAGCGGTCGCGAATCCGCGATTCGAGCGCTGTCAGCGGTTGGCATTCAAGTAACCAGCATTAAAGATGTGACCGGCATTCCGCACAACGGTTGTCGTCCACGTAAGCCGAGGAGAGTGTAG
- the rpmJ gene encoding 50S ribosomal protein L36 encodes MKVRASAKKMCSKCKIVRRQGTVYVICDDPKHKQRQG; translated from the coding sequence ATGAAGGTACGCGCTAGCGCCAAAAAAATGTGCTCAAAGTGTAAGATCGTTCGACGACAAGGAACGGTGTATGTTATCTGTGATGACCCAAAGCATAAGCAGAGGCAGGGCTAA
- a CDS encoding tetratricopeptide repeat protein — protein MIGLLIIAAAAFFLFRLLGGAPKLRLNPKAPAVANQNKIEELTDYARRLRAAGKYTAAEKVYMQILKIDHRHVQTYSRMGTLYSAQRNYPDAIEAFEMSTKLKPSGTTYYNLGLAFFENRNYMKAAAAFEKAVMFEPTLQRYIGLAKTFKKLDNNPRMIQALEQAVQLEASPRVLWLLADAYEASRQPAKAEAVRKQIATLDPSDERLRRQKPTRI, from the coding sequence GTGATTGGCTTACTGATTATCGCCGCGGCCGCCTTCTTTTTATTCCGGCTGCTTGGTGGCGCGCCAAAGCTTCGGTTAAACCCCAAGGCACCCGCTGTCGCCAACCAAAACAAGATTGAGGAGCTCACCGATTACGCTCGACGTTTACGGGCGGCCGGCAAATATACCGCCGCCGAAAAGGTTTATATGCAAATCCTTAAAATAGATCATCGCCATGTTCAAACTTACAGCCGGATGGGGACTCTTTACTCGGCCCAGCGGAACTATCCTGATGCGATTGAGGCATTCGAGATGTCGACCAAGCTCAAGCCGTCTGGCACGACTTACTATAATTTAGGGTTGGCTTTCTTTGAAAATCGTAACTACATGAAGGCCGCGGCGGCTTTCGAAAAGGCGGTGATGTTTGAGCCAACGCTGCAGCGCTATATTGGGCTAGCCAAAACCTTTAAAAAGCTTGATAACAACCCCCGGATGATACAAGCTTTAGAGCAGGCGGTACAGCTTGAGGCGAGTCCAAGGGTTTTGTGGCTACTGGCTGATGCTTACGAAGCCAGTCGTCAGCCAGCTAAGGCCGAAGCCGTGCGCAAGCAAATAGCCACTCTTGACCCGAGTGACGAGCGCTTACGCCGCCAAAAGCCGACTCGCATCTAG
- a CDS encoding 30S ribosomal protein S13: MARIAGVNIPTGKRVEIALTSIYGVGLSTSQKILAETGIDPSTRVKDLTESEISKLREAIDKQLTVEGDLQRLVSLSIGRLKEINSYRGLRHKNSLPARGQRTKTNARTKRGKKVTMGSGRKKAAAKT; encoded by the coding sequence ATGGCACGTATCGCTGGCGTAAACATTCCAACCGGTAAAAGAGTAGAGATAGCACTTACCTCTATCTACGGCGTTGGTTTGAGCACTAGTCAAAAGATTCTAGCTGAGACCGGCATTGATCCTAGCACTCGAGTTAAGGATTTAACCGAGTCGGAGATTTCTAAGCTGCGAGAAGCGATTGATAAGCAGCTAACCGTTGAAGGTGACTTGCAGCGTTTGGTATCGCTATCAATTGGTCGTCTCAAGGAAATCAACTCCTATCGCGGCCTGCGCCACAAGAACAGCTTGCCGGCTCGGGGTCAGCGCACCAAGACCAACGCTCGAACCAAGCGTGGCAAAAAGGTAACCATGGGTAGTGGCCGTAAGAAGGCTGCGGCAAAGACCTAA
- a CDS encoding translation initiation factor IF-1, whose amino-acid sequence MAGTKEVIEFTGTVLETLPNAMFKVELENGHVILAHISGKMRMHYIRILPGDKVTVQMTPYDLSKGRITYRHRN is encoded by the coding sequence ATGGCAGGAACAAAGGAAGTAATCGAATTCACCGGGACCGTTCTGGAGACCCTACCAAACGCAATGTTTAAGGTAGAGCTTGAGAACGGCCACGTTATTTTAGCCCACATCTCGGGCAAAATGCGCATGCATTATATTCGGATACTTCCCGGTGACAAAGTGACGGTGCAGATGACCCCATACGACCTATCTAAGGGCCGTATAACCTATCGTCATAGGAATTAA
- a CDS encoding 50S ribosomal protein L13, translating into MKTFSVKPSETTHDWYVIDASNQTLGRLATEVARHLIGKHKPTYTPHIDGGDNVVVINAAQVKVTGNKMADKKYYRHSGYPGGLTELTLEEMMQKHPTRAVEYAVKGMLPKNRLQDVRLKRLRVYATAEHPHDPQQPKTLGEING; encoded by the coding sequence GTGAAAACCTTTTCCGTAAAACCAAGTGAAACCACTCACGATTGGTACGTGATTGATGCTAGCAACCAAACTTTGGGTCGTCTGGCTACCGAGGTCGCCCGCCACTTGATTGGTAAGCACAAGCCGACCTACACGCCGCACATTGATGGTGGTGATAATGTGGTGGTCATTAATGCCGCCCAAGTAAAGGTTACCGGCAACAAGATGGCCGATAAAAAGTATTACCGACATTCCGGTTACCCAGGCGGATTGACCGAGCTCACGCTCGAAGAGATGATGCAAAAACACCCAACTCGTGCCGTTGAGTATGCGGTTAAGGGCATGTTGCCAAAAAACCGTTTGCAAGACGTACGTCTCAAGCGTCTACGTGTGTACGCCACCGCTGAGCACCCGCATGACCCACAGCAACCCAAGACCTTAGGAGAGATTAATGGCTGA
- a CDS encoding DHA2 family efflux MFS transporter permease subunit: protein MKDLSKQQKIGVLIAVAAGMFLAALDQTIVGTALPKIIGDLHGLSEIGWVVSAYMLAAAVTTPITAKLSDIYGRKKLFYFNVIVFLLGSLVAGMSHAMWMLILGRAIQGVGGGGLMASAFTVIADVFPARERGKYIGMIGALFGIASVVGPTLGGWLTDTFSWRWVFLVNLPVGIAALAIASRTLPNITRDAHGKIDWLGSVGVAATVIPFLLALIWGGHEYAWNSPQILGLFGLSAVMLPIFLWIEHTAADPLLPLRLFKERIFTLGNIIVMLGFLSMFGAVLYIPIFVQMVQGSSATNSGIILLPMMFSLVVMNIVSGQIVSRTGRYKWLVVAALAVMSLGMYLMSQLKVDSSHAEVVTYMILLGLGIGPTFSVMPIIIQNAFPNKDLGVVTGSVTFFRTLGGAIGASVLGAVFNNILSDKIQNISVKGLPQQLEPVLKNPDVVQNRDAVDQITAQLHSLTLPPQIKGMILQAFDTFMAATKLALTDAVTGVFFVSFVLAVVAMVLMFFVPERELRSEH, encoded by the coding sequence ATGAAGGACTTATCGAAGCAGCAAAAAATTGGAGTGCTAATCGCAGTTGCGGCTGGTATGTTTTTGGCTGCGCTGGACCAGACCATCGTGGGTACGGCGTTGCCAAAGATTATTGGCGATCTGCACGGACTTAGCGAGATCGGCTGGGTGGTATCGGCTTATATGCTGGCGGCAGCGGTAACCACGCCAATAACTGCTAAGCTGTCGGACATCTACGGCCGCAAAAAGTTGTTTTACTTCAACGTCATTGTTTTCTTGCTTGGCTCTTTGGTGGCCGGCATGTCTCACGCGATGTGGATGCTTATCCTGGGCCGCGCAATTCAAGGTGTTGGTGGTGGAGGTTTGATGGCTAGCGCCTTTACCGTTATTGCCGATGTGTTCCCGGCCCGCGAGCGGGGCAAATACATTGGCATGATCGGGGCTCTGTTTGGTATTGCTTCGGTGGTTGGGCCAACCCTTGGCGGCTGGCTAACCGATACCTTTAGCTGGCGCTGGGTCTTTTTAGTCAACCTACCGGTTGGTATTGCCGCGCTGGCAATTGCAAGTCGAACTCTGCCTAACATCACCCGTGATGCCCACGGCAAGATCGACTGGCTGGGTTCGGTTGGAGTGGCCGCTACGGTTATTCCTTTCTTGCTGGCATTAATTTGGGGCGGTCACGAGTACGCCTGGAATAGCCCGCAAATACTAGGCCTGTTTGGCTTGTCGGCAGTAATGCTGCCAATCTTCCTCTGGATTGAGCACACGGCGGCCGATCCGTTACTGCCGCTGAGACTGTTTAAGGAGCGTATTTTTACTCTTGGTAACATCATCGTGATGCTTGGGTTCCTGTCGATGTTTGGGGCTGTGCTGTACATCCCAATTTTTGTACAAATGGTTCAGGGTTCAAGCGCAACCAACTCCGGTATCATTTTGCTGCCAATGATGTTTTCGCTAGTGGTGATGAATATTGTATCGGGGCAGATAGTGTCGCGAACCGGACGCTATAAGTGGTTGGTGGTAGCAGCGCTGGCAGTAATGTCGCTAGGCATGTACCTGATGTCGCAGCTAAAGGTAGATTCCAGCCATGCCGAGGTGGTAACCTATATGATTCTACTGGGCCTTGGTATTGGGCCAACCTTCTCGGTAATGCCGATCATAATTCAGAATGCTTTCCCCAATAAAGATCTGGGCGTTGTAACCGGCTCGGTAACCTTCTTCCGAACGCTGGGAGGAGCAATTGGCGCAAGCGTGCTTGGGGCGGTGTTTAACAATATTCTGAGCGACAAGATCCAAAACATTTCGGTAAAGGGCTTGCCACAACAGCTGGAGCCGGTGCTTAAGAACCCGGATGTGGTTCAGAACCGTGATGCGGTGGATCAAATTACGGCGCAGCTACATTCACTGACTTTGCCGCCACAAATTAAGGGTATGATTTTACAGGCTTTTGATACCTTTATGGCGGCCACCAAGCTAGCTTTGACCGATGCGGTGACCGGCGTGTTCTTTGTCTCCTTTGTGTTGGCGGTAGTGGCCATGGTATTGATGTTCTTTGTACCAGAACGCGAGTTACGCTCGGAACACTAG
- a CDS encoding RluA family pseudouridine synthase, which translates to MSQAQRIPESAAGQRLDVALSQLLGQTRSQVQRMLKEQRVKVDSELRPAKWQVEGGEQITVTQPEPQVGFEAPDLTILYEDDDVMAIDKPAGLVVHDTETGRMQPTVAAFAAAQGVEDDDDDRQGIVHRLDKDTSGVMLLAKNPKAKAYLQQQFRERKVDKRYIALVRGRLNEDEATIKLPIGRNRTTPIKRAVLPHGRQAVTHYQVLERLAGACLVSIGLETGRTHQIRVHFAHLGHPVVGDTLYGEPTPGLNRQFLHAEQIEFVAPSGKTVKVSSPLPQELSDYLDALRNKV; encoded by the coding sequence ATGAGTCAGGCCCAGCGTATTCCGGAATCGGCGGCGGGTCAGCGGCTGGATGTCGCCTTGAGCCAGCTGCTTGGTCAAACTCGCAGCCAGGTCCAGCGGATGCTCAAGGAACAGAGGGTGAAGGTAGATTCAGAGCTACGCCCAGCTAAGTGGCAGGTTGAAGGGGGAGAGCAGATAACTGTGACCCAACCCGAACCGCAAGTTGGTTTTGAGGCACCCGATTTAACGATTTTATACGAAGATGATGACGTCATGGCAATTGATAAGCCTGCCGGCCTGGTGGTGCATGATACCGAAACCGGTCGCATGCAGCCAACGGTGGCGGCCTTTGCTGCGGCTCAAGGCGTAGAGGACGATGACGATGACCGCCAAGGTATTGTTCACCGCCTCGACAAGGACACCTCCGGGGTGATGTTGCTGGCCAAAAACCCCAAGGCTAAAGCTTACTTGCAGCAACAGTTTCGTGAACGTAAGGTAGACAAGCGCTATATTGCGCTAGTACGGGGGCGCTTAAACGAAGATGAAGCGACTATTAAACTGCCAATTGGCCGCAATCGAACCACTCCCATTAAGAGGGCGGTGCTGCCGCATGGTCGCCAAGCGGTCACTCACTACCAGGTGCTTGAGCGATTAGCCGGTGCCTGTTTGGTCTCAATTGGTCTAGAAACCGGCCGAACACACCAGATTAGAGTTCATTTTGCTCATTTAGGGCATCCGGTGGTGGGAGACACTCTTTATGGCGAACCAACTCCTGGTTTGAACCGCCAGTTTTTGCACGCCGAGCAGATTGAGTTTGTAGCACCGTCAGGTAAGACGGTTAAGGTGAGTAGCCCCCTGCCACAAGAGCTTAGCGACTACCTTGATGCCTTGCGTAACAAGGTATAA
- a CDS encoding 50S ribosomal protein L17 gives MHRHGYKGRKLQRAAGPRRALVRGQITSLVLHEQITTTVAKAKEIAPQFEKLVTKAKKGDLHNRRLIRAVLLTDKATTKLVEEIAPAFKNREGGYTRIVKLGNRLGDNAPMAAVMLTDKPQRVAEKPKAKPATKKPAAKKAEADSAKAKKPAAKKAPAKKEAAK, from the coding sequence ATGCATCGCCACGGTTACAAAGGTCGTAAGTTACAGCGAGCCGCCGGTCCACGTCGGGCATTGGTGCGAGGTCAGATTACCTCGCTGGTGCTACACGAGCAAATTACGACTACCGTAGCCAAGGCCAAGGAGATCGCTCCTCAGTTCGAAAAACTGGTTACCAAGGCTAAAAAGGGTGATTTGCACAATCGTCGTCTGATTCGGGCGGTGTTGCTGACCGATAAGGCTACCACTAAGTTGGTTGAGGAGATCGCACCGGCGTTTAAGAATCGAGAAGGTGGTTACACCCGGATTGTTAAGTTGGGGAACCGACTAGGTGATAATGCACCTATGGCTGCGGTTATGTTAACCGACAAGCCACAGCGCGTTGCCGAAAAGCCCAAGGCTAAGCCGGCTACCAAAAAGCCAGCAGCCAAGAAGGCGGAAGCCGACTCGGCTAAGGCTAAGAAGCCAGCCGCCAAAAAGGCACCAGCCAAGAAGGAGGCAGCTAAGTGA
- a CDS encoding DNA polymerase III subunit delta', with the protein MPCVTRYNGFMKLFVHPQTDSQINALIKHPKRTVLLFGPEGVGKFTVAREIARRLTCAGCENGSCSACVLAAVGSSPNIILVEPDAKNTIGVQAVHQLHHTLNYRPYGDNQRRIAIIHNADSLSLPAQNALLKLLEEPPVDTLLILTAIDRTALLDTVVSRCRLLYVPPLSVKAIEGFLLEQYGIDQQAARHAATLSHGAVGKAIRLVRDVDQLQHAQQIQQTAQGLVEGQLFDRLQVAATLATAPQQIPECLSALADLAHFQARHADRLLPEPLEAIQKLQQRLKAHIAPRVALEAYVLEAGVST; encoded by the coding sequence ATGCCTTGCGTAACAAGGTATAATGGGTTCATGAAGCTGTTTGTCCACCCTCAGACTGACTCACAAATAAACGCGCTCATAAAACACCCGAAGCGTACGGTATTGCTGTTTGGCCCGGAAGGCGTGGGCAAGTTTACGGTTGCTCGCGAGATAGCTCGGCGTTTAACCTGTGCTGGTTGCGAAAATGGCAGCTGTAGCGCCTGCGTACTGGCCGCCGTCGGTTCTAGCCCAAACATTATCTTGGTTGAACCAGATGCTAAGAACACAATTGGCGTACAAGCGGTTCACCAGCTTCATCACACCCTTAATTATCGACCATATGGCGACAACCAGCGTCGGATAGCGATTATTCATAATGCCGACAGTTTAAGCCTGCCGGCTCAAAATGCGTTGCTCAAGCTGCTCGAAGAACCTCCGGTGGACACCTTGCTGATTTTGACTGCCATTGACCGAACCGCCCTACTGGATACGGTGGTGTCGCGCTGTCGTTTGCTGTACGTGCCGCCACTTTCGGTTAAGGCGATTGAGGGTTTCTTGTTAGAGCAGTACGGTATTGACCAGCAGGCCGCTCGTCACGCCGCTACTCTTAGTCATGGCGCGGTTGGCAAGGCCATTAGGTTGGTTCGGGACGTCGACCAGCTTCAACACGCTCAGCAGATTCAACAAACCGCTCAAGGGTTGGTTGAGGGCCAACTGTTTGACCGGCTGCAGGTAGCCGCCACGCTAGCCACGGCACCACAGCAGATCCCAGAATGCCTAAGCGCGCTTGCCGATTTAGCGCACTTTCAAGCTCGTCATGCCGACCGATTGCTACCGGAGCCGCTTGAGGCGATCCAAAAGCTTCAGCAGCGGCTAAAAGCCCATATCGCTCCGCGCGTTGCGCTTGAGGCCTATGTGCTGGAGGCGGGAGTAAGTACGTGA
- a CDS encoding 30S ribosomal protein S9: MAEAAKEKYFYGVGRRKEAIATARLYQGGGEIMIGEETAGAYFNNEAFVQLLEQPIELTGHAKKLKVTLKVSGGGKRGQAEAARLAIARALEVKDEGLRTTLKKAGYLTRDPREKERKKPGLKRARKAPQFSKR; the protein is encoded by the coding sequence ATGGCTGAAGCAGCTAAAGAAAAGTATTTTTACGGAGTTGGTCGTCGCAAAGAGGCGATTGCTACCGCCCGACTTTACCAGGGTGGAGGTGAGATTATGATTGGCGAGGAGACTGCCGGAGCCTACTTCAATAATGAGGCTTTTGTGCAGCTATTGGAGCAGCCAATTGAGCTAACCGGTCACGCTAAGAAGCTTAAAGTCACCCTTAAGGTTAGCGGTGGGGGTAAGCGCGGCCAGGCCGAAGCTGCCCGTCTGGCAATTGCTCGCGCCCTTGAAGTTAAAGACGAAGGTTTGCGCACCACCCTTAAAAAGGCTGGCTATCTAACTCGCGATCCACGTGAGAAAGAACGTAAAAAGCCTGGTCTCAAGCGCGCCCGTAAGGCACCTCAGTTTAGTAAGCGTTAA